A window of the Paenibacillus woosongensis genome harbors these coding sequences:
- the ptsG gene encoding glucose-specific PTS transporter subunit IIBC yields MFKRFFGVLQRVGKALMLPVALLPAAGLLLGIGNMLVNPDFLNLVPALDNATVNAVATVMMNAGDIVFTNLALLFAVGVAVGLAGGDGVAGLAAIIGYLVMNVTMGTVIGVTPSMIGTDPAYASVLGIPTLGTGVFGGIIVGVLAASMYKRFFKIELPSYLGFFAGKRFVPIMTAATSLLLGLAMVVIWPPIQGGLNAVSHFMLEQNRTLSAFIFGVIERGLIPFGLHHIFYSPFWFEFGEYVNNAGQIVRGDQKIFMAQLRDGVGFTAGTFMTGKFPFMMFGLPAAALAIYHESKPQHKKYVAGIMGSAALTSFLTGITEPLEFSFLFVAPLLFVVHCVFAGLSFMTMHLLDVKIGMTFSGGLIDFLIFGVIPGRTPWWNVIIVGLILAVIYYFGFRFVIRKFNLKTPGREDDSAQQDGGEQRGKTTQDELPHNILAALGGQDNIVHLDACITRLRVEVKEKADVDKNRLKALGASGVLEVGNNIQAIFGTRSDTIKTQIGDIMSGKTPVISPAAAAEKPAEVEQQAAQDGKAIIDEDIVMPASGELMDITNVPDPVFSEKMTGDGFAVLPEEGTICSPVYGKVFNVFPSKHAIGILSDGGKEVLVHIGVNTVKLKGQGFKVLVEEGDLVAAGQPIMEVDIAYVKENAKSLISPIIFSNLPEGSTVELSKTGKLKAGEGNIITIK; encoded by the coding sequence ATGTTTAAACGCTTTTTTGGCGTGCTGCAGCGGGTAGGTAAGGCATTGATGCTGCCTGTAGCGCTGCTGCCTGCGGCTGGATTGCTGCTTGGTATTGGAAACATGCTGGTCAATCCGGATTTCTTGAACCTCGTGCCGGCTCTGGATAACGCCACAGTAAATGCAGTCGCTACGGTGATGATGAATGCTGGCGATATCGTCTTTACGAATCTGGCATTGCTGTTTGCCGTCGGGGTGGCGGTAGGGCTTGCTGGCGGGGACGGAGTTGCAGGACTTGCCGCGATCATCGGTTATTTGGTCATGAACGTGACCATGGGAACGGTGATCGGGGTTACGCCTTCGATGATTGGAACAGATCCTGCATATGCTAGCGTGCTGGGCATCCCAACCCTGGGGACAGGCGTATTCGGGGGGATCATAGTAGGGGTTCTCGCAGCCTCGATGTACAAGCGATTCTTTAAAATCGAGCTGCCGTCCTATCTTGGCTTCTTTGCAGGTAAACGTTTTGTACCGATTATGACCGCCGCCACATCTTTGCTGCTTGGCTTGGCTATGGTCGTTATTTGGCCGCCGATTCAGGGAGGGCTTAACGCGGTATCCCACTTTATGCTGGAGCAGAACCGCACGCTTTCCGCCTTTATTTTCGGCGTCATCGAGCGGGGACTTATTCCATTTGGTCTTCACCATATTTTCTACTCACCGTTCTGGTTCGAGTTCGGAGAGTACGTAAACAATGCGGGACAAATCGTTCGCGGGGACCAGAAGATCTTTATGGCGCAGCTTCGCGATGGCGTAGGGTTTACTGCAGGTACGTTCATGACTGGTAAATTCCCGTTTATGATGTTCGGTTTGCCGGCTGCGGCACTGGCGATTTATCACGAATCTAAGCCTCAACATAAGAAGTATGTTGCCGGAATCATGGGTTCGGCCGCGTTGACTTCGTTCTTGACGGGAATTACAGAACCGCTTGAGTTCTCATTCCTGTTCGTAGCACCGCTGCTCTTCGTCGTACACTGCGTGTTTGCAGGGTTGTCGTTCATGACGATGCACTTGCTTGATGTAAAAATTGGAATGACGTTCTCTGGCGGATTGATCGACTTCCTGATTTTCGGGGTAATTCCAGGACGTACGCCTTGGTGGAACGTCATCATCGTCGGCTTGATCCTGGCCGTGATTTACTATTTCGGCTTCCGCTTCGTTATCCGCAAATTCAACTTGAAAACGCCAGGCCGCGAGGATGACTCCGCTCAACAAGACGGCGGGGAACAAAGAGGGAAAACTACGCAGGATGAGCTGCCGCACAACATTCTTGCCGCATTGGGCGGTCAGGACAACATCGTCCATCTTGATGCCTGCATTACCCGGCTTCGCGTGGAAGTGAAGGAGAAAGCAGATGTAGACAAAAACCGCCTTAAAGCGCTTGGGGCTTCTGGAGTTCTGGAAGTTGGCAACAACATTCAAGCCATTTTTGGCACAAGATCTGATACGATTAAGACCCAAATTGGGGATATAATGAGTGGTAAGACCCCAGTTATTTCGCCTGCTGCTGCGGCGGAGAAGCCTGCCGAGGTAGAGCAGCAAGCAGCTCAGGACGGGAAAGCGATTATCGACGAGGATATCGTAATGCCGGCTAGTGGCGAGTTGATGGATATTACGAATGTTCCTGACCCTGTCTTTTCCGAAAAAATGACGGGTGACGGATTTGCGGTGCTGCCAGAGGAAGGGACGATTTGTTCCCCGGTTTATGGTAAAGTGTTTAATGTATTCCCTAGCAAGCATGCGATCGGCATCTTGTCCGACGGAGGCAAGGAAGTGTTAGTGCATATTGGCGTCAACACCGTGAAGCTGAAGGGACAAGGTTTCAAAGTGCTGGTAGAGGAAGGCGATCTGGTAGCTGCAGGGCAGCCGATTATGGAAGTGGATATCGCTTATGTGAAAGAGAATGCGAAGTCATTGATTTCGCCGATTATTTTCTCCAACCTTCCAGAAGGCTCTACGGTGGAGCTGAGCAAAACGGGCAAGCTGAAAGCTGGAGAAGGCAACATTATTACGATAAAATAA
- the glcT gene encoding glucose PTS transporter transcription antiterminator GlcT, which yields MSRLHVAKALNNNVIIANHPGHGEVVVIGKGIGFNRRQGDSIPLDAVEKMFILKNQQEQEQYKQLVPQVDEHLIEVIGEIIMYISQKTNQELNEHIHIALTDHLSFAIKRAEQDMAIHNPFLFETREIYPVEYELAEYAIELIHERLGVDLGQDEIGFVALHINSAMTNRHVSEVREHTQLIADLVNMVEEELRMRILRHSLDYSRLLTHLRFAIERIKRGEKVAVVEKLEALLSQEYPELYQLAGKLTKVMEDRLNKPVYQAEISYLTMHLHRLTVHHR from the coding sequence GTGAGCAGGCTGCATGTAGCCAAAGCGCTGAATAACAATGTAATCATTGCGAATCATCCTGGACATGGAGAGGTCGTTGTCATTGGCAAGGGCATCGGATTTAACCGCAGGCAGGGCGACTCGATTCCACTGGATGCGGTAGAGAAGATGTTCATTCTGAAGAACCAGCAGGAGCAGGAGCAGTATAAACAGCTTGTTCCCCAGGTTGATGAACATCTGATTGAAGTGATTGGGGAAATCATTATGTATATATCCCAGAAGACGAATCAAGAGCTGAATGAGCATATTCACATTGCATTGACCGACCATCTTTCGTTTGCGATCAAACGGGCGGAGCAGGATATGGCCATCCATAACCCCTTTCTGTTCGAGACCAGGGAGATCTATCCTGTGGAATACGAGCTGGCTGAGTATGCAATCGAGCTTATTCATGAAAGACTGGGCGTAGATTTAGGCCAGGACGAGATCGGTTTTGTCGCCCTCCACATCAACAGCGCGATGACGAATCGGCATGTCAGCGAGGTACGCGAGCACACGCAGCTGATCGCAGACCTTGTGAATATGGTGGAGGAGGAGCTGAGGATGAGAATACTGCGCCATTCCTTGGATTACTCACGCCTTTTAACTCATTTAAGGTTCGCGATTGAGCGCATAAAGCGTGGCGAGAAAGTTGCCGTCGTCGAGAAGTTGGAAGCGCTGCTAAGTCAGGAATATCCGGAGCTGTACCAGCTGGCCGGGAAATTGACGAAAGTGATGGAGGACAGGCTGAACAAGCCGGTATACCAGGCTGAAATCAGCTATCTGACCATGCATCTGCATCGTCTGACCGTCCATCATCGATAG
- a CDS encoding flotillin family protein, with protein MPDFLLIPLIIIAVIVVLGLAFWARYKTVGPDEAMIVTGSFLGSKNISDDETGRKIKIVRGGGAFIWPIFQKAEFMSLLSHKLDVMTPEVYTEQGVPVSADGVAIIKVGSSVEDVATAAEQFMGKPIESLKGEAQEVLEGHLRSILGSMTVEEVYRNRDKFAQEVQGVAARDLKKMGLQIVSFTIKDVRDKHGYLEALGKPRIAAVKRDAEIAEAEAVRDSRIQKALAEESGQKAELLRDTNIAEATKEKELKVASFKKEQDTAKAEADQAYHIQEARAKQTMVEEQMKVELVRKEREIDLQDKEILVRQKQYDAEVKKKADADRYAVEQAAEAEKARKMREADALQYSIETQAKASAEQKRLEGLAIADAERAKGTADAEIIRLRGLAEAEAKEKLAEAFQKFGEAAILDIVVKMLPELAEKIAGPISSIDKLTVVDTGKGEGAARVSNYVTELMATAPEMLKSVSGIELDRLIKGLTQGKALPAASSAQAPAAASAGAAHNSPSPLQTGSVKPPVVQESAASSEQDS; from the coding sequence ATGCCTGATTTTTTGTTAATTCCGTTGATCATTATTGCGGTCATTGTTGTGCTTGGCTTAGCGTTTTGGGCTCGGTATAAGACAGTAGGTCCGGATGAGGCGATGATTGTTACGGGTTCCTTCCTAGGCAGCAAAAATATTTCTGATGATGAAACGGGCCGCAAAATCAAAATCGTCCGCGGCGGCGGGGCTTTCATTTGGCCCATATTCCAAAAGGCGGAGTTCATGTCCTTGCTGTCGCATAAGCTGGACGTGATGACTCCGGAGGTCTATACCGAGCAAGGCGTGCCGGTATCGGCTGACGGAGTTGCCATTATCAAGGTGGGCAGCTCGGTAGAAGACGTGGCTACGGCGGCGGAGCAGTTTATGGGCAAGCCGATTGAATCGCTTAAAGGAGAAGCCCAAGAAGTTCTCGAGGGGCATCTTCGCTCAATTCTCGGATCGATGACCGTAGAGGAAGTATACCGCAACCGGGACAAATTCGCCCAGGAGGTTCAAGGCGTCGCTGCCCGGGATCTCAAGAAGATGGGGCTGCAGATTGTCTCCTTCACGATTAAAGACGTACGTGACAAGCACGGCTATCTAGAGGCGCTTGGTAAGCCTCGTATTGCTGCGGTCAAACGGGACGCCGAGATCGCTGAAGCCGAGGCGGTGCGGGACTCGCGGATTCAAAAGGCGCTCGCAGAGGAGTCCGGTCAGAAGGCCGAACTGCTCCGCGATACGAATATCGCCGAGGCCACCAAGGAGAAGGAACTGAAGGTCGCTTCCTTTAAAAAGGAGCAAGACACGGCGAAAGCAGAAGCTGACCAGGCTTATCATATCCAGGAAGCGCGTGCAAAGCAGACGATGGTGGAAGAGCAAATGAAGGTTGAGCTCGTGCGTAAAGAACGCGAAATTGACCTGCAGGATAAGGAAATTTTGGTACGGCAGAAGCAATATGACGCCGAGGTGAAGAAGAAAGCCGACGCCGACCGTTATGCGGTAGAGCAGGCAGCAGAAGCTGAGAAGGCCCGAAAGATGCGGGAGGCCGACGCGCTGCAATACTCTATCGAGACCCAGGCTAAGGCTTCTGCTGAGCAGAAACGCCTCGAAGGTCTTGCGATCGCGGATGCCGAACGGGCAAAGGGGACGGCCGACGCCGAGATTATCCGGCTGCGGGGGCTTGCCGAAGCCGAAGCGAAGGAGAAGCTGGCTGAAGCGTTCCAGAAGTTCGGCGAGGCCGCGATTCTGGATATCGTGGTGAAAATGCTGCCTGAGCTTGCGGAGAAAATCGCTGGTCCAATCTCGTCCATCGATAAGCTCACCGTCGTCGATACCGGCAAAGGCGAAGGCGCTGCCCGGGTGAGCAATTACGTGACCGAGCTCATGGCTACGGCGCCGGAAATGCTCAAGAGCGTATCCGGCATCGAGCTGGATCGTTTGATTAAAGGCCTGACCCAAGGCAAAGCCCTGCCGGCAGCTTCTTCTGCCCAGGCTCCGGCTGCAGCCTCCGCAGGGGCGGCTCATAACTCGCCTTCTCCGCTGCAGACAGGGTCAGTCAAACCGCCTGTCGTTCAGGAAAGCGCAGCTTCCTCGGAGCAGGATTCCTGA
- a CDS encoding protease, with protein MEAMFWSCLLGGAVFALLSVIVGDIVGSWLDGVFDILNVDFLKPIILASAVTTFGGAGVLLVRYTSLSTAAVIVFSILIALLMSVIIYFAYVKPMENSENSTGFSAAELPGKLGEVTVPIPKAGFGEIMVNFVAGNTLHIASSWDNTEIPAGTLVVVIDSKDGVVQVSRLYENGQEREMV; from the coding sequence ATGGAGGCCATGTTCTGGAGCTGTCTGCTCGGCGGAGCCGTATTCGCTTTGCTCAGCGTCATCGTGGGGGATATCGTCGGCAGCTGGCTGGACGGGGTATTCGACATTTTAAACGTCGATTTTCTAAAGCCGATTATTCTGGCTTCCGCGGTGACTACGTTCGGGGGTGCCGGCGTATTGCTCGTTCGCTACACCAGTCTTAGTACTGCGGCCGTCATTGTATTTTCGATTCTAATCGCGTTGTTAATGTCGGTGATCATTTATTTTGCTTACGTTAAGCCGATGGAGAACAGCGAGAACTCGACAGGCTTCTCTGCAGCCGAGCTTCCGGGCAAGCTGGGTGAAGTGACCGTGCCAATCCCAAAGGCGGGGTTCGGGGAGATCATGGTCAATTTTGTGGCTGGCAACACGCTACATATTGCATCAAGCTGGGACAATACGGAAATTCCGGCAGGCACGCTCGTCGTCGTTATTGATTCCAAGGACGGCGTCGTGCAGGTATCGCGGCTTTATGAGAATGGACAGGAAAGGGAGATGGTGTGA
- a CDS encoding iron-containing alcohol dehydrogenase codes for MNSFQFHNPTRLIFGKGQITALKAEVPKYGKKVLMVYGGGSIKRSGLYDQVITQLKEIGAEVTELAGVEPNPRLSTVHRGVDLCKTKEIELVLAVGGGSVLDCAKAIAAGAKYDGDMWDFAEHKAVPKAALPLGTVLTMAATGSEMNGNSVISNEATEEKLGWGSPLVYPVFSILDPENTFTLPKDQTVYGIVDIMSHVFEHYFHKETNTLLQDEFCEALLRTVIETAPKLIEDLESFDHRETILLCGTMALNGVLNMGLSGDWATHNIEHAVSAVYDIPHGGGLAILFPNWMSHNLPQDVARFKRLAEKVFGIDPSGKSDQQVAEEGIAALRAFWNSIGAPSRLADYGIDDSKLELMADKAMRFGPFGNFAKLQKEDVLAIYRRSL; via the coding sequence ATGAACTCTTTTCAATTTCATAACCCGACGAGGCTCATTTTTGGCAAAGGGCAAATCACAGCACTGAAGGCGGAGGTTCCCAAATACGGCAAAAAAGTGCTGATGGTATACGGCGGCGGGAGTATTAAGCGGAGCGGGCTGTATGATCAGGTGATTACCCAGCTTAAAGAAATCGGGGCAGAAGTGACCGAGCTGGCCGGTGTGGAGCCAAATCCTCGCTTGTCCACCGTTCATCGCGGAGTGGATCTATGCAAGACGAAGGAGATCGAACTGGTTCTAGCAGTAGGCGGAGGCAGTGTGCTGGACTGCGCCAAAGCGATTGCGGCAGGAGCAAAATACGATGGGGATATGTGGGATTTTGCCGAGCACAAGGCGGTTCCGAAGGCGGCGCTTCCGCTAGGAACCGTGCTGACGATGGCCGCTACTGGCTCGGAAATGAACGGTAATTCGGTCATATCCAACGAAGCGACCGAGGAGAAGCTGGGCTGGGGCAGCCCGCTCGTGTATCCTGTTTTCTCGATCCTAGATCCGGAGAACACCTTTACTTTGCCGAAAGACCAGACGGTGTACGGTATTGTTGACATTATGTCGCATGTGTTCGAGCATTATTTTCACAAGGAAACCAACACATTGCTGCAGGACGAATTCTGCGAGGCGCTGCTTCGTACCGTAATTGAGACGGCACCTAAGCTGATCGAGGATTTAGAGAGCTTCGACCATCGGGAGACGATTCTCCTCTGCGGCACGATGGCTCTGAACGGAGTGCTGAATATGGGGCTTTCCGGCGACTGGGCAACGCATAACATCGAGCATGCCGTATCCGCCGTGTATGATATTCCGCATGGAGGAGGCCTGGCTATTCTGTTCCCGAACTGGATGAGTCATAATCTGCCTCAGGACGTAGCCCGCTTCAAGCGTCTTGCGGAGAAGGTGTTCGGGATCGATCCAAGCGGCAAAAGCGACCAGCAGGTGGCCGAGGAAGGAATCGCCGCCCTGCGCGCGTTCTGGAACTCGATCGGCGCGCCAAGCAGGCTTGCCGACTACGGTATCGATGACAGCAAGCTGGAGCTGATGGCCGATAAAGCGATGCGGTTCGGACCGTTCGGCAATTTTGCGAAGCTGCAGAAAGAGGACGTTCTGGCCATTTACCGCCGTTCCTTGTAA
- a CDS encoding UDP-glucose--hexose-1-phosphate uridylyltransferase, whose protein sequence is MQEAQQAIERLLQYGLGHRLFDDWDLDYTRNRLLELFGLDEPCMTELEEPAGSELREPLDILIDYGYAIGLIPDNSDTYRDLLDARIMGQLMARPSETIAAFKKTAREEGIEAATRNFYALAVDSNYIRMDRVANNIYWNQATPYGEMEITINLSKPEKSPKEIAMAKLLPPPVYPKCQLCQENVGYAGRVNHPARQNLRVIPLELNDEPWLFQYSPYVYYNEHCIVFHHDHVPMKLTRDTFKRLLDFTAEFPHYFIGSNADLPIVGGSILTHDHFQGGRHTFPLEKAPAEAAFRHEAFEGVTVSIVKWPMTVLRLNSHHPEVLLDAADNLYEKWKSYSDPEAEVLAFTEENGQTVPHNTVTPIVRRGADGSYEMDIVLRNNRTNEQYPEGIFHPHREMHHIKKENIGLIEVMGLAILPGRLKEELGRIAEILSGNQGLYEEVLAGREAALAVHTEWIRELVAAHGHGMSPEEAEALLRNEVGLKFSAILEHAGVFKTTPAGREAFRRFVSAAGYREA, encoded by the coding sequence ATGCAAGAAGCGCAGCAAGCGATAGAGCGGCTGCTGCAATATGGGCTCGGGCATCGATTGTTTGATGACTGGGATCTGGATTATACGCGCAACCGCCTGCTGGAGCTGTTCGGGCTGGATGAGCCGTGCATGACGGAATTGGAGGAGCCTGCTGGCAGCGAGCTTCGCGAGCCGCTGGATATCTTGATCGATTATGGCTATGCGATTGGCCTTATTCCGGATAATTCCGATACGTATCGCGACTTGCTCGACGCTAGAATCATGGGTCAGCTGATGGCCCGGCCTTCAGAGACGATCGCTGCGTTCAAGAAGACCGCGCGCGAGGAAGGCATCGAGGCGGCAACCCGAAATTTCTATGCCCTTGCAGTGGACAGCAACTATATTCGCATGGACCGGGTTGCGAACAATATTTACTGGAATCAGGCCACGCCTTACGGCGAGATGGAAATTACGATCAACTTATCGAAGCCGGAGAAAAGCCCGAAGGAGATTGCCATGGCCAAGCTGCTGCCTCCTCCGGTCTATCCGAAATGCCAGCTATGCCAGGAGAATGTGGGTTATGCCGGGCGGGTCAATCATCCGGCCAGGCAAAACCTGCGGGTCATTCCGCTTGAGCTGAACGATGAGCCGTGGCTGTTCCAGTATTCGCCTTACGTATACTACAACGAGCACTGCATCGTCTTCCATCATGATCATGTGCCGATGAAGCTGACGCGGGATACCTTCAAGCGCCTGCTGGATTTCACGGCGGAATTCCCTCATTATTTCATCGGTTCCAACGCGGATTTGCCGATCGTCGGCGGATCGATTCTGACGCATGACCATTTCCAGGGGGGCAGGCATACGTTTCCGCTGGAGAAGGCTCCGGCCGAAGCGGCGTTCCGGCATGAAGCATTCGAAGGCGTCACGGTTTCCATCGTGAAATGGCCGATGACCGTGCTGAGATTGAACAGCCACCACCCTGAAGTGCTGCTGGACGCTGCCGATAATTTGTATGAAAAATGGAAAAGCTACAGCGATCCGGAAGCCGAGGTGCTGGCATTCACCGAAGAGAACGGGCAAACCGTCCCGCATAACACGGTTACGCCGATCGTACGCCGCGGCGCGGACGGCAGCTATGAAATGGATATCGTGCTGCGCAATAACCGGACGAATGAGCAGTATCCGGAAGGGATATTCCATCCACACCGGGAAATGCACCACATCAAGAAGGAGAACATCGGTCTGATCGAGGTCATGGGACTCGCGATTCTTCCTGGACGGCTAAAGGAGGAGCTTGGCCGCATCGCGGAAATTCTAAGCGGGAACCAAGGTTTGTATGAAGAAGTTCTTGCAGGACGTGAGGCTGCTCTTGCAGTTCACACCGAATGGATCCGGGAGCTTGTTGCCGCGCATGGGCACGGCATGAGCCCGGAAGAAGCCGAGGCGCTGCTTCGCAATGAGGTAGGACTGAAATTCTCCGCTATTCTGGAGCATGCCGGTGTGTTCAAGACTACGCCTGCCGGACGCGAGGCCTTCCGCAGATTCGTTAGCGCCGCTGGGTATCGCGAAGCGTAG
- the galE gene encoding UDP-glucose 4-epimerase GalE, with protein sequence MAILVTGGAGYIGSHTVAELLDRGKDVVVLDNLQSGHREALLGGKLNEGDLRDKALLAKLFAENEIEAVIHFAANSLVGESMQQPVKYYDNNVYGTLCLLEAMDAANVRRIVFSSTAATYGEPEKVPIEESDLTQPTNVYGETKLMMERMIDWFDKVLGIKYVSLRYFNAAGAHDSGRIGEDHRPESHLIPLILQTALGQRPSISVFGDDYNTPDGTCVRDYIHVSDLADAHLLAVEHLIAGGESNIFNLGNGQGFSVKEVIEQVREVTGRDFEVVMSPRRAGDPGVLIASSDKARSVLKWQPTRSSLDNIIRSAWAWHSAHPGGYDDFK encoded by the coding sequence ATGGCTATTTTGGTTACTGGCGGAGCAGGGTATATCGGATCACATACGGTGGCGGAATTGCTGGACCGTGGAAAAGATGTCGTCGTCCTCGACAATCTGCAATCGGGCCACCGCGAAGCGCTGCTAGGCGGCAAGCTGAATGAGGGGGATTTGCGGGACAAGGCGCTGCTGGCTAAGCTGTTCGCCGAGAACGAAATCGAAGCGGTCATTCACTTCGCGGCTAACTCGCTGGTCGGAGAGAGCATGCAGCAGCCTGTGAAATATTACGACAACAACGTATACGGTACGCTTTGCCTGTTGGAAGCTATGGATGCAGCCAATGTGCGGCGCATCGTATTCTCTTCCACGGCCGCTACTTACGGGGAGCCTGAGAAGGTACCCATCGAGGAGTCGGACTTGACGCAACCAACGAACGTGTACGGAGAGACGAAGCTGATGATGGAGCGGATGATCGACTGGTTCGATAAGGTGCTTGGCATCAAATACGTGTCCCTTCGTTATTTCAACGCGGCGGGCGCGCACGATAGCGGACGAATCGGGGAAGACCACAGACCGGAAAGTCATCTCATCCCGCTGATTTTGCAGACTGCGCTTGGACAGCGGCCTTCGATTTCCGTCTTCGGCGACGATTACAATACGCCGGACGGCACATGCGTCCGCGATTATATCCATGTCAGCGATCTGGCGGACGCGCATTTGCTTGCGGTAGAGCATCTGATCGCAGGCGGAGAGAGCAACATCTTCAACCTGGGGAATGGACAAGGCTTCTCGGTTAAGGAAGTGATCGAACAGGTCCGTGAAGTGACCGGCCGCGATTTCGAGGTCGTCATGAGCCCGCGCCGCGCCGGAGATCCGGGCGTGCTGATCGCTTCATCAGATAAGGCGAGATCCGTTCTGAAATGGCAGCCGACGCGAAGCAGCCTGGATAACATCATTCGCAGCGCTTGGGCTTGGCACAGCGCGCATCCGGGCGGTTATGACGATTTCAAGTAA
- a CDS encoding galactokinase produces the protein MNKQEMEQLFLSRNGSSQESILVFNAPGRVNLIGEHIDYNGGYVLPAALEFGTTLAIRRRPDQKVTFASANFPYAAEFEANELGQSKTGEWVDYPIGVIAELGKLGTTLTSGYDLLFHGEIPNGAGLSSSASIEVVTAFALLTMEGKETDTVEIARLSQRAENLYVGVNSGIMDQFAVANGAKDHAILLMCDTLEYQRVPFRTGAYKLVIGNTNKRRGLVDSKYNERRSQCDEALRQLQAHEPGLEYLAHLKPERLGELETIFTDQVLLDRAKHVVLENARVLESVEALTNNDLQHFGKLMNASHDSLRDLYEVSCMELDVLVEEARRIEGTLGSRMTGAGFGGCTVSLVHEDAVDDFVKQVGEAYQRRTGLEAEFYVCGVGQGVHEMKEEN, from the coding sequence TTGAACAAACAGGAAATGGAGCAACTGTTCCTCTCCCGGAACGGGAGCAGCCAAGAGAGCATATTGGTATTCAATGCGCCGGGACGCGTGAACCTGATCGGCGAGCATATTGATTATAACGGGGGTTACGTTCTGCCGGCAGCGCTGGAATTCGGAACGACGCTGGCGATCCGCCGCCGTCCTGACCAGAAAGTAACCTTTGCTTCCGCAAATTTCCCGTATGCCGCGGAGTTCGAGGCGAATGAGCTAGGGCAATCCAAAACAGGGGAATGGGTCGACTACCCGATCGGGGTCATCGCGGAGCTGGGCAAGCTGGGTACGACGCTGACTAGCGGTTATGACCTGCTGTTCCATGGAGAAATACCGAACGGCGCGGGTCTGTCCTCTTCCGCTTCGATCGAAGTCGTCACTGCATTTGCGCTGCTGACCATGGAGGGCAAAGAGACGGATACCGTGGAAATTGCCCGCCTGTCCCAGCGCGCGGAAAATCTCTATGTCGGTGTAAACAGCGGCATCATGGACCAGTTTGCCGTAGCAAACGGTGCCAAGGATCATGCGATCCTGCTCATGTGTGATACGCTGGAATATCAGCGGGTACCGTTCCGTACTGGAGCTTACAAGCTGGTGATCGGCAACACGAACAAACGAAGAGGTCTGGTTGACTCCAAATACAATGAACGCCGCTCGCAGTGCGATGAAGCGCTGCGTCAGCTGCAGGCTCATGAGCCGGGGCTGGAATACCTGGCGCATTTGAAGCCGGAGCGCCTGGGGGAGCTGGAGACGATTTTTACAGACCAGGTGCTGCTGGACCGTGCCAAGCACGTCGTGCTGGAGAACGCTCGCGTGCTGGAATCCGTAGAAGCGCTGACCAACAACGATCTCCAGCATTTCGGCAAGCTCATGAATGCGTCGCATGATTCTCTGCGTGATTTGTATGAGGTGAGCTGCATGGAGCTGGATGTCCTGGTGGAGGAAGCGCGACGCATTGAAGGGACATTGGGGTCGCGGATGACTGGAGCGGGCTTCGGCGGCTGTACGGTATCTCTTGTACATGAAGATGCCGTAGATGACTTCGTCAAGCAGGTTGGCGAGGCTTATCAGCGCCGTACCGGTCTAGAAGCTGAATTTTATGTTTGTGGAGTAGGGCAGGGAGTACATGAAATGAAGGAGGAGAACTAA
- a CDS encoding AraC family transcriptional regulator: MLPETYSAAANPEVFDESDLHILFAGESQTRPDHRVGPKVYDYYLLHFVEEGNGTFQTEYSIYELQPGDGFLIHPNQLVSYSSDTVTPWRYRWIAFTGAKVPSLLERAGLTPKHPVIHAPADSRIPELLTSVLQEFRSKKPSSHLHSLGCLYLIMAEAEDSYLKESTLPSGESAVQKIVKQMIYYISSQYAHHVSIEEMCASLGYNRAYLSRVFKKETGLTPVTYLLKLRIDKSRQLLRERPELSIEQISSSVGLNDALYFSRQFRRFYGQSPSEYRRNASGK, from the coding sequence ATGCTGCCAGAAACCTACAGCGCTGCCGCCAACCCCGAAGTATTTGATGAGAGCGACCTGCACATTTTATTTGCTGGCGAGAGCCAGACCAGACCGGATCACCGCGTCGGGCCGAAAGTTTATGACTATTATCTGCTCCATTTTGTCGAGGAGGGCAACGGTACCTTCCAAACGGAGTATTCCATATACGAGCTGCAGCCCGGAGACGGCTTTCTCATTCATCCGAATCAGCTGGTTAGCTATTCATCCGATACCGTGACACCATGGCGTTACCGCTGGATCGCTTTTACGGGGGCAAAGGTACCCTCGCTCCTGGAGCGTGCGGGTTTAACGCCCAAGCATCCCGTCATTCACGCCCCGGCGGACAGCCGTATTCCCGAGCTGCTGACGTCCGTGCTGCAGGAATTCCGCAGCAAGAAGCCAAGCTCGCATTTGCACTCTCTCGGCTGCCTGTATTTGATCATGGCCGAGGCGGAGGACTCTTATCTTAAGGAATCAACGCTTCCCTCCGGGGAGTCGGCCGTGCAAAAAATCGTCAAGCAGATGATTTACTATATTTCAAGCCAATATGCCCATCATGTATCCATTGAAGAAATGTGCGCAAGCCTGGGATATAACCGCGCTTATCTCTCCCGCGTTTTCAAGAAGGAGACCGGGCTGACTCCCGTTACCTACTTGCTGAAGCTCAGAATCGACAAATCGCGGCAGCTGCTGCGCGAGCGGCCTGAGCTGTCCATCGAACAGATTTCTTCCTCTGTCGGCCTTAACGATGCGCTCTACTTCTCGCGGCAGTTTCGCCGATTTTACGGACAATCGCCAAGCGAGTACCGGAGAAACGCCTCTGGAAAATAA